Sequence from the Epinephelus moara isolate mb chromosome 19, YSFRI_EMoa_1.0, whole genome shotgun sequence genome:
GCAGGAGCTGATCCAGGTCAGATTCAGAAAGTTTACATTCAGCAGCTTCGGGCAGTGCGCAGTGAGAATTAGGACGCAGAGGACTTTTTCTCCTTCTGCCGGAGATGGATCTTCATGTGCCTCCTCCTCTCGTCACTCCgggcgaacttccgcccacacTGGTCGCAGGAGAAGGGTTTTTCCCCGGTGTGCGTGCGGATGTGGGTGGTGAGGTGGTCGCTGCGGCTGAAGTTCCTCATGCAGATGCGGCACTGGAATGGTTTGTGCCCGGTGTGGATGCGCAGGTGTCGGCTCAGCTCGTCCGACCTGGAGAATCTGCGGTCGCAGCTCTCAGCCGGGCACGGGTACGGCCTCTGGTGGACGGGCGTCTTGCTCGGCCGGTTCGGGTACTTTCTGGGTCTCAAGATGGGTCTGAGAGGGAGGTTCTGGTGGCTGGGGAAAGCGGCAGCCATCGGACCCTCGGCGGCCGGCGAGGGCGCACCGAGCGTAAAGTTCCTGATGGTGTTGAGAGGAGTGAGAGGCGGAGGCACCCTGAGGGAGTCTAGCGGGTATGAGAGGGATTTCCTCTCTGGGAAAGCCGTCTGGATATCTCTCTGGCAGCTCTGCTGGTAGAAACCTCCGTACTCAGGCATGATAGACAGCAGCGCGGCGCCTTCTACGGTCGGTTTGGGCACAGGGTTGTAGGATGGAGGTGGGTGGTAGGACACGGCGCAGGTGGACGTCGCCAGGTACCCCCCTGCCGACTGATCCTGGTACATATCCCCACTGCATGAGTAGGAAGGAGCTGGGTGATGGTGGGAATGAGGGTGAGGAGGCGCGTACATGTGGCTGATGTCCGGCTGGCCGTGCGCCATGGTGCCGTCCCCCGCGTCCGCTGCGtctccccctccttctcctcctgcgTAAATATCGGGTGACCCTGAAAACGATCCAGACACCGTGGCCGGTCCTGGGGTGGCGATGTCAGCGCTGATCACGTTGATGACGTCCCCCGGTGTCCACGGTCCCCCCACGCCTCTGGAGTCCACCGAGAACTTGCCGGTGAACGCCACGGGGTGCGTGCGTAAAGTTGCCACGCACTGCGCCAAGTCGCCGTGGAGAGATAGCTCAGGTGCGCTTTTGCCCTCGAACAGAAGACCACCTGGAACATGTAGAAAATCACAGGTTAGAATGCAAATACAGGATCATATTAACCCTTTGATTTCAGGACACGGTTGCCATCTTACGCGCAACACTCCACGATGAtgattaaagacatttttggtGCAGTTAAAGTTAGTGCTTTCATCCAACCAAGCCACGCCAGAACAATATGACACAAATTCTTACCGCTGCCATTCTCATCAGGTTTCCCTCCGTGCTCTTCCTCCCCTACGGCCTCTTCTTTAAAAACAATCGCGCCCTCCGCTGTGTACACATTTTTAGGAATACTGTCTACAATGCTgctgagagacacagaaacCTCATCCGCTATTTTAGCTGTCATCCTGTCTTTGAGATGAAGATCAGATTTAAGCTGATTATATATTCAAGTCCAACTGGATCTCAAACATTTTGTCTGTTCCGCCTCTCATCTCTTGTAAATAGCTCCTGGATGGTGCAGTATGGTTATAAAGGGAATCTCTGGGTGTCCCTTTACGTCATTCACCAAATATGGACTTgggtttgtaaaaaaaaaagagagggaacTCCAGAAATAGGACTGGTGGAGCTCACCATGACGAAACGGGGAAACAATTAAAATTACATGTTGGAGTTTAACTAAATACAAAACTCTCGCCTCATATATGATTGTTGATTTGGGGATTTTATTTGAACATGAATCCCAAACATAAGCACGTGCTtcatgctgctgtcagactcATGTAAAGGGGGACAAAAAGCTCATCATTCGGAATTCCGGTCACACTTTCTCCATAAATGGATTCTCCGGTCGGTGAGGTGAGAGGATCTCGGTCTGCTTATATGGCTGGTATCCGGGTAAATTTGTGttgcattgttttgtctttgtgccAGCTGAGCCCACACACTGACTGCACAGACccatttgttttctctcttgccTTGTCAGGAACAGATTACTGCTCTGACTGAGTCCTGCTATTGTTGGCCCGCTGAGATAGATGGGGTGATTAGTGACAGAATAATCATTTAATTCATTTCCTCCAGAAGCCGGTGGGTCTTGGTGATTGTTCAAAAAATGGTTTTATGATTGTTGAAGATTTAAAAGCAGACACAAAAGCAGCTACAGTAGGCCTGTGTGTTAGTCCTGCTGATAGATGGAGAGCAAACCTGCAGCTGCAACCGTCTGTAATCTGACAGACATTAAAACCACTCCATTATATgctacaaacacattttaatagaATTCTCTGAAAAGATGAGgctgtttttaaacacaaaaattgtttctgtttttgttcataaacaataaaattacCATCACATGTATCTCATTTTCATCTTGGTTTTAGGCATAAGGCATTATTTTTGGTTAAAGGTGCCCTCTCCGATTTTGTTCCAGCATCCACCAGTGTCGTCACATCCCAGAATTTATTTAGAGATCACTGTCGAAACTAAATTTCCAACATCAGCAATCTACGTTTGAGGGTAAATACAGAACGATGTTTAATGGCCAACCCGGTCTcgctctgaagtcgtcgaaatcctgCACT
This genomic interval carries:
- the LOC126406725 gene encoding early growth response protein 2b-like, whose amino-acid sequence is MTAKIADEVSVSLSSIVDSIPKNVYTAEGAIVFKEEAVGEEEHGGKPDENGSGGLLFEGKSAPELSLHGDLAQCVATLRTHPVAFTGKFSVDSRGVGGPWTPGDVINVISADIATPGPATVSGSFSGSPDIYAGGEGGGDAADAGDGTMAHGQPDISHMYAPPHPHSHHHPAPSYSCSGDMYQDQSAGGYLATSTCAVSYHPPPSYNPVPKPTVEGAALLSIMPEYGGFYQQSCQRDIQTAFPERKSLSYPLDSLRVPPPLTPLNTIRNFTLGAPSPAAEGPMAAAFPSHQNLPLRPILRPRKYPNRPSKTPVHQRPYPCPAESCDRRFSRSDELSRHLRIHTGHKPFQCRICMRNFSRSDHLTTHIRTHTGEKPFSCDQCGRKFARSDERRRHMKIHLRQKEKKSSAS